In a single window of the Tellurirhabdus bombi genome:
- the hslV gene encoding ATP-dependent protease subunit HslV, with product MQQPIHATTVVGIVHNGQVSLGADGQATMGNTIAKSNVRKVRTLLGGKVLAGFAGSTADAFTLIERFEEKLNGYGGNLKRAAIELAKDWRTDRYLRKLEAMLIVATKEDMLVISGTGDVLEPDSGVAAIGSGSMYAQAAAIALKKHAPQLSAEEMVRESLHIAADICIYTNHNLTVETV from the coding sequence ATGCAACAACCAATTCACGCTACAACGGTCGTTGGGATCGTTCATAACGGACAGGTATCGCTGGGGGCCGACGGGCAGGCGACAATGGGCAATACAATTGCAAAAAGCAACGTTCGCAAAGTAAGAACGCTGTTGGGTGGAAAAGTACTGGCGGGTTTTGCGGGTTCAACCGCCGATGCATTTACGTTGATCGAACGGTTTGAAGAAAAACTGAACGGCTACGGTGGAAACCTGAAGCGGGCCGCTATCGAGCTGGCAAAAGACTGGCGGACCGATCGCTACCTGCGCAAGCTGGAGGCCATGCTGATCGTAGCAACTAAAGAAGACATGCTGGTTATCTCCGGAACGGGCGACGTACTGGAACCTGACAGCGGTGTAGCCGCCATTGGATCGGGAAGTATGTATGCGCAAGCAGCCGCCATTGCCCTGAAAAAACATGCGCCCCAGCTCAGTGCGGAAGAAATGGTGCGCGAAAGCCTGCACATTGCCGCTGATATTTGTATTTATACCAACCATAACTTGACAGTCGAGACGGTGTAA